A genomic stretch from Chaetodon auriga isolate fChaAug3 chromosome 17, fChaAug3.hap1, whole genome shotgun sequence includes:
- the vps28 gene encoding vacuolar protein sorting-associated protein 28 homolog: MFHGIPVTGSVGGAPANKPELYEEVKLYKNAREREKYDNMAELFAVVKTLQALEKAYIKDCVTPNEYTASCSRLLVQYKAAFKQVQGSDVGSIDEFCRKYRLDCPLAMERIKEDRPITIKDDKGNLNRCIADIVSLFITVMDKLRLEIRAMDEIQPDLRELMETMNRMSNMPPDSEAKDKVSLWLTTLSSMSASDELDDSQVRQMLFDLESAYNAFNRFLHSS; the protein is encoded by the exons ATGTTTCATGGGATACCAGTTACAGGAAGTGTGGGAGGAG ctCCGGCCAATAAGCCTGAGCTATATGAG GAAGTGAAATTATACAAAAATGCAAGAGAACGAGAGAA GTATGATAACATGGCAGAGTTGTTTGCTGTTGTCAAGACCCTTCAGGCCCTGGAGAAGGCTTACATCAAGGACTGTGTCACACCAAATGA GTACACTGCTTCCTGTTCCAGATTGTTGGTTCAGTATAAAGCTGCTTTCAAGCAGGTGCAGGGCTCCGATGTGGGCTCCATCGATGAGTTCTGCAGGAAGTACAGA CTCGACTGCCCACTCGCCATGGAAAGGATTAAGGAAGATCGGCCAATCACCATCAAGGATGACAAGGGCAACCTGAACCGCTGCATTGCAGATATAGTTTCT cttttcatcactgtgatgGACAAGCTGAGACTGGAGATTAGGGCCATGGATGAG ATCCAGCCAGACCTGAGGGAACTGATGGAAACCATGAACAGAATGAGCAACATGCCTCCAGACTCTGAGGCTAAGGACAAAGTCAGCCTCTG gtTGACCACCCTCAGCAGCATGTCAGCCTCAGATGAGCTGGATGATAGTCAGGTGCGTCAGATGCTGTTTGATCTGGAGTCGGCGTACAATGCCTTCAACCgcttcctccactcctcctaA
- the aunip gene encoding uncharacterized protein aunip produces the protein MKSSKPAVKKSAQEECGVWLDTTQLKEKAKQKRLARPISKLLNPFVRGEGYSLAVALNFTQTKLEIPVTKQSSISAFFTPQRRVLKKMSALDVPNMDPVLPSPSSSSSTCALTAPTPVASGIKRRREIDPDLQSSEPGMAPEWKNENVSEAAVRQEHAASPAPSQNMYCESEEDQTEEFNPPQSKRRLTATPSLPGDSQPLPQVWSQDPLLTYSQFSEDELYPTKQKNTPEKNFSNSDSSFFSSLQSEEAFGICMDVEARTSTQKSFKPFNSSQGDDEKENSRFVSSMSPSKHSVLSHIEPLSSHNLTGPKTASPRKHIPMCQWRKADKDEHPDSQFKWTKPRSSPIKKTALRQSCTAVDEDSLAMLFTQDSEGFRVIAHRGLQARSPLKDQSNIIPGTVRTHAYKSLVEEDEEDEMLFTQDSQGNLVIKH, from the exons ATGAAGAGCTCCAAACCAGCCGTGAAGAAGTCTGCTCAAGAGGAATGTGGCGTTTGGCTGGACACCACgcaactgaaagaaaaagccAAACAG AAGCGACTCGCCCGGCCCATTTCGAAACTGCTGAATCCCTTTGTTAGAGGTGAAGGATACAGTTTGGCTGTGGCACTGAACTTCACTCAGACTAAACTGGAAATACCAGTCACCAAACAGAGCTCCATATCAGCCTTCTTCACACCTCAGCGCAGAG TTCTCAAGAAGATGTCTGCTCTTGATGTACCTAACATGGATCCAGTGTTGCCttctccatcatcctcctcatccacaTGTGCCTTAACTGCACCCACGCCTGTAGCATCAGGGATAAAACGAAGACGTGAGATAGATCCTGACTTACAAAGCTCTGAGCCTGGTATGGCTCCtgagtggaaaaatgaaaatgtgtcagaaGCAGCAGTGAGGCAGGAGCACGCAGCAAGCCCCGCACCTTCTCAAAACATGTACTGTGAATCTGAAGAAGACCAGACTGAAGAGTTCAACCCACCACAGAGTAAGAGGAGGCTCACTGCAACCCCCTCACTGCCAGGTGACAGTCAACCTCTTCCACAGGTGTGGAGTCAGGACCCACTGCTCACTTACAGTCAGTTTTCTGAAGATGAATTGTACCCGactaaacagaaaaacaccccAGAGAAAAACTTCAGCAACTCTGATTCAAGTTTCTTTAGTAGTCTACAAAGTGAAGAGGCCTTTGGTATTTGTATGGATGTGGAGGCAAGAACCTCGACTCAAAAATCCTTTAAACCCTTCAACTCTTCTCAGGGGGAtgatgagaaagaaaacagtagGTTTGTGTCTTCTATGTCACCAAGTAAGCACTCAGTTCTCTCTCACATTGAACCTCTTTCAAGTCATAATTTGACAGGACCAAAAACTGCATCACCTCGAAAACATATTCCAATGTGCCAGTGGAGAAAGGCAGATAAAGACGAGCATCCTGACTCGCAGTTCAAATGGACAAAACCACGTAGCTCTCCCATCAAAAAAACAGCACTCCGGCAGTCATGCACAGCAGTTGACGAGGACAGTCTGGCCATGTTGTTCACCCAGGACTCTGAAGGCTTCAGGGTGATCGCGCATAGAGGTCTGCAAGCCAGGAGTCCACTAAAAGATCAGAGTAACATAATCCCCGGGACGGTGAGAACTCATGCTTACAAATCTctggtggaggaggacgaggaagacGAGATGCTCTTTACTCAAGACTCTCAGGGAAATCTGGtgatcaaacactga
- the cap2 gene encoding adenylyl cyclase-associated protein 2, protein MEGLMERLERAVTRLEKMSVTVQASSSMANGGCVNGIDGGLSQCVEAFDVVLEGPLSDYLNYSRALGSEVEKHAEMVNKALQTQRTLLKMAATHQEPAQTEFHDLLKPISDHIQEIQNFRERNRGSSFFNHLSAVSESIPALGWVAVSQKPGPYVKEMNDAATFYTNRVLKDYKETDRRHVDWVRSYLSIWTEMQSFIKQHHTTGLVWSKTGPIAPPSLFETPTVPSAPCPPPPPPPPPPCPPLVFSDDDSQPKAGGAAAQHSALFAQLNQGMDITKGLKHVSDDQKTHKNPTLRSQAAQSNTPSPGTVNSAKAVVQKRPPLLELEGKKWRVENFEQKHDLVIEETELKQVVYVFNCSNSTVQIKGKINSIILDNCKKLGLVFENVVGIVEIINSKAIQLQVLGRVPTISINKTEGCQVYLSKDSLSCDIVSAKSSEMNIQIPHGDDDYREFPVPEQFKTVWDGSKLVTEPTEIAG, encoded by the exons ATGGAAGGTTTAATGGAGCGGCTGGAGCGAGCTGTGACTCGCCTGGAGAAGATGTCCGTCACCGTGCAGGCGTCCAGCAGCATGGCTAACGGCGGCTGTGTCAACGGCATCGATGGAG gtttgtctcagtgtgtggAGGCCTTTGACGTCGTGCTGGAGGGTCCATTGTCAGACTACCTGAACTACAGCCGAGCCTTAGGAAGTGAGGTGGAGAAACAT GCGGAGATGGTGAACAAAGCCCTGCAGACTCAGAGAACTTTACTCAAGATGGCTGCCACACACCAGGAACCTGCACAG ACAGAGTTCCATGACCTGCTGAAGCCGATTTCGGATCACATCCAGGAGATCCAGAACTTCAGAGAAAGAAACCGCGGCAGCAGCTTCTTCAACCACCTGTCAGCCGTCAGCGAGAGCATCCCCGCTCTAGGCTGGGTGGCTGTG AGTCAGAAGCCGGGTCCTTATGTGAAAGAGATGAATGATGCCGCCACCTTCTACACCAACAGAGTGCTGAAGGACTACAAAGAAAC CGACAGACGTCATGTCGACTGGGTACGTTCCTACCTGTCAATCTGGACCGAGATGCAGTCCTTCATCAAACAGCACCACACTACAGGGCTGGTGTGGAGCAAGACG GGCCCCATtgctcctccttctctctttgaGACCCCCACTGTCCCCAGCGCACCCTgtcccccacctccccctcctcctcctccgccctgCCCTCCTCTGGTCTTCAGTGATGATGACTCCCAGCCGAAGGCAGGCGGTGCAGCAGCCCAGCACTCAGCACTGTTTGCCCAGCTCAACCAGGGCATGGACATCACTAAAG GTCTGAAGCACGTATCAGATGACCAGAAGACCCATAAAAACCCCACTCTGCGTTCACAAGCGGCTCAGAGCAATACACCGTCCCCAGGGACTGTGAACTCAGCCAAAGCAGTGGTCCAGAAAAGACCCcctctgctggagctggaggggaaaaaatggaGGGTG GAGAACTTTGAGCAGAAACACGATCTGGTGATCGAGGAGACGGAGCTGAAACAAGTGGTCTACGTCTTCAACTGCAGCAACTCCACCGTGCAGATTAAGGGCAAAATTAACTCCATCATCCTCG ACAACTGTAAGAAGCTGGGTTTGGTTTTTGAGAACGTGGTTGGGATTGTGGAGATCATCAACTCCAAGGCAATTCAGTTACAG GTGCTGGGAAGAGTTCCCACCATTTCCATCAACAAGACAGAGGGCTGCCAGGTCTATCTGAGTAAGGACTCCCTCAGCTGTGACATTGTCAGTGCCAAGAGCTCTGAGATGAACATCCAGATACCACACGGAGATGACGATTAT AGGGAGTTTCCAGTGCCGGAGCAGTTCAAGACTGTTTGGGACGGCTCCAAACTGGTGACAGAACCCACTGAGATCGCAGGCTGA
- the rbm24a gene encoding RNA-binding protein 24, which yields MHTTQKDTTYTKIFVGGLPYHTTDSSLRKYFEVFGEIEEAVVITDRQTGKSRGYGFVTMADRSAADRACKDPNPIIDGRKANVNLAYLGAKPRVMQPGFTFGVPQIHPAFIQRPYGIPAHYVYPQAFVQPSVVIPHVQPAATAPATASSPYIDYTGAAYAQYSAAAASAAAAAAYEQYPYAASPAAAGYVATAGYGYAVQQPLATAAPGSAAAAAAAFGQYQPQQLQADRMQ from the exons ATGCACACCACGCAAAAGGACACGACCTATACGAAGATTTTTGTCGGGGGTCTGCCCTACCACACCACGGATTCAAGTCTCAGGAAATATTTTGAGGTGTTTGGTGAGATTGAAGAAGCGGTGGTCATCACCGACAGACAGACCGGCAAGTCTAGGGGTTATGGATTC GTGACAATGGCGGACCGCTCGGCTGCAGACCGAGCCTGTAAGGACCCCAACCCAATCATTGACGGCAGGAAGGCCAATGTCAACCTGGCCTACCTGGGGGCCAAGCCTCGGGTGATGCAGCCAG GCTTTACTTTTGGTGTTCCCCAAATTCACCCTGCATTCATCCAAAGGCCTTATGG cATCCCGGCCCACTATGTGTACCCTCAGGCCTTCGTACAGCCTAGTGTGGTCATCCCTCATGTGcaacctgcagccactgcacCTGCCACCGCTTCCTCCCCCTACATCGACTACACCGGAGCTGCCTACGCGCAGTATTCTGCAGCCGCAGCCAGcgctgccgccgctgccgcATACGAGCAGTATCCCTATGCTGCATCCCCTGCTGCCGCAGGCTACGTGGCTACTGCCGGCTACGGCTATGCAGTCCAGCAGCCTTTAGCCACCGCTGCGCCGGGCTCAGCCGCCGCTGCAGCCGCAGCCTTTGGTCAGTACCAGCCTCAGCAGCTGCAAGCCGACCGCATGCAATAG
- the stmnd1 gene encoding uncharacterized protein stmnd1, whose translation MGCGSSTDTAVHPLRPEGVNGDEDETASKLEGRGDSAVSKGTTDSGVVMESREIPVLPGAVPRKLPPLTGVRESEVDRITQDGLRPKSSEILEELLNQGIIPEGQTRERGSGAGEAYSIMLDDRAGVRRRPPARLESLKAKRAQSVLSREEIEEKIRLAEERRKLREDKLKMRLRTKSARVRGPAPTSSTEQDDDVALTPVEPLQHPLTPDPLHTPPHSQIAREEAEGGEWVREPGGDGRECRKEKARSDRKEGREEGADSGGNKREGSERVSEDDDGEEMEEEELTQVEELKQDQLTALGELENDYSFQRAEDKEEMF comes from the exons ATGGGATGCGGCAGCTCCACGGACACCGCGGTCCACCCGCTGAGACCGGAAGGGGTGAACGGAGACGAG GATGAGACAGCAAGTAAACTTGAAGGTCGTGGAGACTCGGCTGTGTCGAAGGGCACCACAGACAGCGGAGTggtgatggagagcagagagatccCTGTGTTACCTGGAGCAGTGCCCAGAAAACTCCCTCCTCTAACGGGTGTCAGAGAAAGTGAGGTGGACAGAATTACACAAGACG GCTTACGCCCGAAGTCCAGTGAGATcttggaggagctgctgaaccAGGGCATCATACCAGAGGGACAGACCAGAGAGAGGGGCAGCGGGGCTGGAGAGGCCTACAGCATCATG CTGGATGACAGGGCGGGGGTCAGGCGAAGACCTCCTGCAAGACTGGAGTCCCTGAAAGCCAAGAGGGCGCAAAGTGTCCTTAGCAGAGAAGAGATTGAGGAGAAGATAAGACTTGCTGAGGAGAGGCGCAAG TTAAGGGAAGACAAGCTCAAGATGCGTTTGAGGACCAAGTCGGCCCGTGTTCGTGGTCCCGCCCCCACCTCCAGCACAGAGCAGGACGATGACGTAGCCCTCACCCCTGTGGAACCGCTACAACATCCTCTCACCCCGGACCCCCTACATACACCGCCTCATAGCCAGATTGCACGTGAGGAGGCAGAAGGTGGAGAGTGGGTACGAGAGCCTGGAGGTGACGGCAGGGagtgcagaaaagaaaaggccagatcagacaggaaagaggggagagaggagggagcagaCAGTGGAGGTAACAAACGGGAGGGTTCAGAGAGAGTaagtgaggatgatgatggggaggagatggaggaggaagagttgaCCCAGGTGGAGGAGCTCAAGCAGGATCAGCTCACAGCTTTGGGGGAGCTGGAGAATGATTATAGTTTTCAGCgtgcagaggacaaagaggagatgTTCTAA